The Paenibacillus sp. MBLB1832 genome has a window encoding:
- a CDS encoding ammonium transporter, which yields MDQIGQIISGLDTIWVVLTAAMILLMEGGFALLEAGFVRQKNAVSIIMKVFVDISFGALIFYFFGFALMYGKDAGGIIGTTGFFMGGDLSHIALTISHETYWLFQCAFVIAVISIVSGAVAERINFRAYILYTIAMTGLIYPIAGHWVWGVNGWLGKLGMVDFAGSAVIHGLGGFSALAAAIIIGPRIGKFSPDGTANIVPPSNLPLASVGAFILWFGWFGFNSGSTLSATNSSIGHIAVTTMLSAAAGCAACILFTMMRYRKADPPMVINGALAGLVGITAGCAFVSDVAAICIGAICGIAMVYATEMLEARQIDDPVGAFPVHGLSGSIGTLAVGLCAKPDAIHEGTAGLFYGGGFHLFGVQALGLVTVCIWGFALTWVCLKLIKKMVPLRVSRDEELVGLDVGSHGMPAYSQEEGFLDLQQLKNNS from the coding sequence ATGGATCAAATTGGGCAGATTATTTCCGGCCTGGATACGATATGGGTCGTACTGACGGCGGCTATGATTTTACTCATGGAAGGCGGCTTCGCCTTGCTAGAAGCAGGGTTCGTCAGACAGAAAAATGCAGTAAGCATTATCATGAAAGTATTCGTAGATATTTCTTTCGGCGCACTAATCTTTTACTTCTTCGGGTTTGCACTGATGTATGGCAAGGATGCAGGGGGCATCATTGGTACAACGGGCTTCTTTATGGGTGGCGACCTCTCTCATATCGCCTTGACAATCTCACATGAGACATACTGGTTGTTCCAATGCGCATTCGTCATCGCCGTTATTTCCATTGTATCTGGTGCTGTTGCTGAACGCATTAATTTCCGTGCTTATATTTTATATACAATCGCCATGACAGGATTAATTTATCCCATTGCAGGCCACTGGGTCTGGGGAGTTAATGGCTGGCTCGGCAAACTCGGCATGGTCGATTTCGCTGGTTCGGCCGTCATCCACGGTTTAGGCGGATTCTCAGCCTTAGCTGCTGCTATCATTATCGGACCTCGTATCGGCAAGTTCTCGCCAGACGGGACTGCGAATATCGTTCCGCCGTCCAACTTGCCGCTCGCGTCCGTCGGCGCTTTCATCCTCTGGTTCGGTTGGTTCGGCTTCAATTCAGGCAGTACACTCAGCGCGACGAACTCTTCGATCGGACATATCGCAGTAACAACAATGCTTTCCGCCGCGGCAGGCTGTGCCGCATGTATCCTCTTCACAATGATGCGCTACCGCAAAGCCGATCCGCCTATGGTCATCAACGGCGCACTTGCAGGGCTCGTCGGCATTACAGCAGGCTGCGCCTTCGTGAGTGATGTGGCAGCAATCTGCATTGGCGCGATCTGCGGCATTGCCATGGTCTATGCCACAGAGATGCTGGAAGCCAGACAGATCGACGACCCCGTAGGCGCCTTTCCTGTTCACGGTCTAAGCGGAAGCATTGGCACCTTGGCTGTTGGATTATGCGCGAAGCCAGATGCCATTCACGAAGGTACAGCAGGGTTGTTCTACGGTGGCGGCTTTCATCTCTTCGGGGTTCAAGCGCTTGGCTTGGTCACTGTTTGTATTTGGGGCTTCGCCCTCACATGGGTTTGTCTAAAACTCATTAAAAAGATGGTACCTCTTCGCGTAAGCCGCGACGAAGAATTGGTCGGATTAGATGTAGGTTCACATGGCATGCCAGCCTACAGCCAGGAGGAAGGTTTCTTGGACCTTCAGCAGCTAAAGAACAACTCCTAG
- a CDS encoding methyl-accepting chemotaxis protein translates to MWQESKWKIGLYAFVLIGIGLNSFALWAAKPWITSASIAIFLLIGVTAWFSTYLTARSVQARDIDQEDQFLTFIQESQVVADRLAAAVEEVNRSIGQLLHIADASIQGEEELKGRSQHAVGQLQEAFAAIQQVAAAADHILDSSLHMHRESEQTKDTVVDVCRSLNATDEVMNDLHVNNDTMQKKIQDLTEHTSKIEEINTFITEVVNQTSLLALNASIEAARAGEHGRGFSVVAQEIKKLASQSHEAVQKSSELLADIESGVSQVVAAVAEEKASVIHGIDEMRIMKGKIDTIFSLILHVNSLVASTTSSTKHQSTLVTGTRSALGEVVDLMNETMSSVEHTLDQMKKQRTEVSRLQHINQNLDRSSSELIDAIQAVGLKSKQGSIGVNLDEMKSLLNGLVRVPDIKSLVEDKHAAQLHSVLNKTKGIEAIWSNRGDGTFIYSEPAAGLVNAKGREWWKRAMGGELFISQEYVSAITKKPCITLSKAVIDDMGNPIGVVGIDLVLN, encoded by the coding sequence ATGTGGCAGGAATCGAAATGGAAGATAGGGTTATACGCTTTTGTGTTGATTGGTATAGGTCTTAATAGTTTCGCTTTATGGGCTGCAAAACCGTGGATAACGAGTGCAAGCATCGCAATTTTCCTGCTTATTGGTGTCACTGCTTGGTTTTCCACCTACTTGACTGCAAGGTCAGTGCAAGCGAGAGACATTGACCAAGAAGACCAATTTCTTACTTTTATTCAAGAATCTCAGGTCGTCGCAGACCGCTTAGCCGCAGCAGTGGAAGAAGTGAATCGTTCCATCGGACAGTTGTTACACATTGCTGATGCCTCCATTCAAGGCGAGGAAGAGTTGAAAGGGCGCAGCCAGCATGCGGTTGGACAATTGCAGGAGGCATTTGCGGCCATTCAACAAGTTGCTGCTGCAGCTGATCACATCCTGGACTCATCGCTTCATATGCATCGGGAGAGTGAACAAACGAAGGACACGGTCGTGGATGTATGCCGATCGTTGAACGCGACGGATGAAGTAATGAATGATTTGCATGTCAACAATGACACGATGCAGAAGAAGATTCAGGATTTGACTGAGCATACGTCCAAAATTGAAGAAATCAATACGTTTATCACCGAGGTCGTGAATCAAACGTCATTACTTGCCTTGAACGCATCGATTGAAGCTGCACGTGCCGGTGAGCATGGCAGAGGCTTCTCTGTTGTTGCGCAGGAAATTAAGAAGCTGGCTTCGCAAAGTCATGAGGCTGTTCAGAAATCGTCCGAGCTCTTAGCGGATATCGAGAGCGGTGTGTCCCAAGTTGTTGCTGCTGTTGCGGAGGAGAAAGCTTCCGTCATTCATGGAATTGATGAAATGAGAATCATGAAGGGGAAAATCGATACGATTTTCTCGCTGATCCTGCACGTGAACAGTCTGGTTGCGAGTACAACATCATCTACGAAACATCAATCTACACTTGTGACGGGAACGCGTTCTGCCCTTGGTGAGGTCGTAGATCTCATGAATGAAACGATGTCCAGCGTCGAGCATACCTTGGATCAAATGAAAAAGCAGCGGACAGAAGTTTCACGCTTGCAGCATATTAATCAAAATTTAGACCGCTCATCTTCAGAACTTATTGATGCGATTCAAGCGGTTGGTCTGAAGAGTAAGCAAGGCAGCATTGGTGTTAATTTGGATGAAATGAAATCGTTGCTGAATGGCCTTGTCCGAGTTCCTGACATCAAGTCGCTGGTTGAAGACAAACATGCGGCTCAATTACATAGTGTCTTGAACAAAACGAAGGGCATAGAAGCGATTTGGTCGAATCGTGGCGACGGGACATTTATCTATTCAGAGCCTGCGGCTGGCTTAGTGAATGCCAAAGGTCGCGAGTGGTGGAAGCGAGCGATGGGTGGTGAACTGTTCATTTCGCAGGAGTACGTGTCAGCTATTACGAAAAAACCATGTATTACGCTCTCCAAAGCGGTAATAGATGACATGGGAAACCCAATTGGGGTTGTTGGGATCGATTTAGTGTTAAATTAG
- a CDS encoding 3D domain-containing protein translates to MKLTDTSMQSKWMFAWLIVTMMVVLFGEKASDESSSRAAKADTHIRDQQQGNKTGVSLPVAMPVSQERRQQTSHRFIPKLDSELSKYTVVEVTATGYSAGKESTGKNPDHPSYGITYSGIKVKRDDKALSTIAADTKIFPLGTVLFIPGYGYGVVADTGSAIKGKKIDLYFNTKDQVYKEWGKKTVKVFVVKRGNGKVTEVIWNQLRDEILTPAKSL, encoded by the coding sequence ATGAAACTTACCGATACGTCCATGCAATCGAAATGGATGTTTGCTTGGCTGATCGTCACCATGATGGTCGTTCTATTCGGGGAAAAGGCCAGCGATGAGAGTAGCAGTCGGGCGGCGAAGGCCGATACCCATATACGAGATCAACAGCAAGGCAATAAGACAGGCGTTTCTCTTCCAGTGGCCATGCCTGTTTCACAGGAGAGACGCCAGCAAACGAGTCATCGCTTCATACCGAAGCTTGATTCGGAATTGTCGAAGTACACCGTTGTCGAGGTAACAGCAACAGGGTATTCTGCTGGGAAAGAATCGACAGGCAAGAACCCGGATCATCCGAGCTATGGCATTACGTACTCAGGCATCAAAGTGAAACGCGACGATAAGGCGCTGTCCACGATTGCCGCGGATACGAAGATATTTCCGTTGGGTACCGTTTTGTTCATTCCTGGTTATGGTTACGGGGTTGTTGCAGACACGGGAAGTGCCATTAAAGGGAAGAAAATTGATTTGTATTTTAATACGAAGGATCAGGTTTATAAAGAATGGGGTAAGAAAACGGTCAAGGTGTTTGTTGTAAAAAGGGGAAATGGCAAGGTTACTGAAGTCATCTGGAATCAGTTGAGGGATGAAATTCTGACACCTGCCAAATCTTTGTAA
- the thrS gene encoding threonine--tRNA ligase — protein MVVQVKLPDGAVREYAVGTTIEQVAESISTGLKKNAIGGKVNGKSVDLSFALDHDADLEILTLDSEAGLEMYRHSTAHLMAQAIKRIYGNKAVKLGIGPVIEDGFYYDIDLETPLNPEDLVKIEKEMERITNENLAITRRVVSREEAIRIFTELEDPFKLELIRDLPEDSVLTIYDQGEFFDLCRGPHLPSTGRIKAFKLLSVAGAYWRGDAKNKMLQRIYGTAFPKKAQLDEHLHLLEEAKKRDHRKLGRELKMFGFSREVGQGLPLWLPNGAKLRRTMERYIVDLEERLGYQHVYTPVLANVELYKTSGHWEHYQEDMFPKMIMDNEELVLRPMNCPHHMMVYKSDMRSYRDLPVRIAELGTMHRYEMSGALTGLHRVRAMTLNDAHIFCRLDQIKEEFSRVVNLIRQVYADFGITDYRFRLSYRDPNDKEKYFQDDQMWETAQRMLREVVEELGLPFYEAEGEAAFYGPKLDVQIKTALKKEETLSTAQIDFLLPERFQLEYTGEDGQKHRPVVIHRGIISTMERMTAFLLENFAGALPTWLMPTQAKVIPVSPAFEEYSNQVTEKLREAGIRVEADNRNEKLGYKIREAQLEKIPFMLVVGENEVTNESLSIRKRGQGDLGTQPVGQVIQLILDEINQKL, from the coding sequence ATGGTTGTACAGGTGAAATTACCAGATGGCGCAGTAAGAGAGTACGCAGTAGGGACGACCATTGAGCAAGTGGCGGAGTCCATTTCAACTGGTTTGAAAAAAAATGCGATCGGCGGCAAAGTAAACGGGAAATCCGTTGATCTTTCCTTTGCATTGGATCACGATGCAGATCTTGAAATTTTGACGCTGGATAGTGAAGCAGGCTTAGAAATGTACCGTCATAGCACAGCGCATTTGATGGCACAAGCGATCAAGCGTATTTACGGCAACAAGGCGGTTAAGCTTGGAATCGGTCCCGTTATTGAAGATGGCTTCTACTATGATATCGATTTGGAAACACCTTTAAATCCCGAGGATTTGGTGAAAATCGAGAAGGAAATGGAACGAATTACGAACGAAAACCTGGCGATTACTCGCCGCGTGGTTTCTCGTGAAGAAGCGATTCGCATTTTCACAGAGCTGGAGGATCCGTTCAAATTGGAATTGATTCGCGATCTGCCAGAGGATTCGGTGTTAACGATTTATGATCAAGGCGAGTTTTTCGACCTCTGCCGCGGACCGCATTTGCCGTCCACTGGACGCATCAAAGCGTTCAAGCTGTTGAGTGTGGCGGGAGCTTACTGGCGCGGTGATGCGAAAAACAAAATGCTGCAACGCATTTATGGAACAGCGTTCCCTAAGAAAGCGCAGCTGGATGAGCATTTGCATTTGCTCGAAGAAGCGAAGAAGCGTGACCACCGTAAACTAGGCCGTGAGCTGAAAATGTTCGGTTTCTCCCGTGAGGTTGGTCAAGGATTGCCGCTATGGCTGCCGAATGGCGCGAAGCTCAGACGTACAATGGAACGTTACATCGTGGATTTGGAAGAGCGTCTTGGCTACCAACACGTGTATACACCAGTTCTTGCGAATGTTGAGTTGTACAAAACGTCTGGTCACTGGGAGCACTATCAAGAAGATATGTTCCCGAAAATGATCATGGACAATGAAGAATTGGTTCTACGTCCGATGAACTGTCCTCACCACATGATGGTGTATAAGAGTGATATGCGCAGCTATCGTGACCTGCCGGTTCGTATTGCTGAGCTAGGCACGATGCACCGCTATGAAATGTCAGGCGCTTTGACTGGTTTGCACCGCGTGCGCGCTATGACATTGAATGACGCTCACATCTTCTGTCGTTTGGATCAAATCAAAGAAGAATTCTCCCGTGTTGTGAACTTGATTCGTCAAGTGTATGCTGACTTCGGTATCACGGATTACCGTTTCCGTCTTTCTTATAGGGACCCTAACGATAAAGAGAAATACTTCCAAGACGATCAAATGTGGGAAACTGCACAGCGCATGCTGCGTGAGGTTGTTGAAGAGTTAGGTTTACCGTTCTATGAAGCGGAAGGTGAAGCCGCGTTCTACGGTCCGAAGCTGGACGTGCAAATCAAGACTGCATTGAAGAAAGAAGAGACGCTTTCCACAGCGCAAATTGATTTCTTGCTGCCAGAGCGTTTCCAATTGGAGTATACAGGCGAAGACGGCCAGAAACATCGTCCAGTCGTTATTCACCGCGGTATTATCTCCACTATGGAGCGTATGACTGCGTTCCTGTTGGAGAATTTCGCGGGAGCACTGCCAACTTGGTTGATGCCGACGCAAGCGAAGGTAATCCCAGTATCTCCTGCCTTCGAGGAATACTCCAATCAAGTTACTGAGAAGCTGAGAGAAGCGGGGATTCGCGTTGAAGCGGATAATCGCAATGAGAAGCTAGGTTACAAAATCCGCGAAGCGCAGCTTGAAAAAATTCCTTTCATGCTCGTTGTCGGCGAAAACGAAGTGACCAACGAGAGCTTGTCGATTCGCAAACGCGGTCAAGGTGATCTTGGTACGCAGCCTGTTGGGCAAGTTATCCAATTAATTCTTGATGAGATTAACCAAAAACTATAA
- the ytxC gene encoding putative sporulation protein YtxC, translated as MELFTIALINVEESYVRSLSAQIHQALQHLHIVQNGFKATFTWNDKRSFIYVEAEAGSVNNDPHTHEDRVRACLADVLATHIVADKESGILRMLIEKVFKYEKTADIDAIEGYCKQSLIQESQLDGSPLMTSSPSRQRRIQMLKDQLITLLEEKHQLSLNGFLKFRLQEYKEELREIAEYAIDEFIMDRQYQEFISLLQYFVYIQEAKIPVAHLIHKGGHEFIILNDKMELIDANEFDASFRMEMLEKDINLEDMIVSTLITVSPANIYIHTRDPELTIIKTIRQIFEDRTTVCSYCRTCDLYLGDAKKQDQLSP; from the coding sequence ATGGAACTGTTTACAATTGCCCTAATCAATGTCGAAGAATCCTATGTACGTTCGCTGAGCGCGCAAATCCATCAGGCGTTACAGCATTTACATATCGTTCAAAATGGTTTTAAGGCTACCTTCACGTGGAATGACAAACGTTCCTTTATTTATGTGGAAGCGGAAGCGGGAAGTGTCAACAATGACCCTCATACTCATGAGGATAGGGTGAGGGCTTGTTTGGCTGACGTGTTAGCGACCCATATCGTAGCGGACAAGGAATCAGGCATTTTGCGTATGCTGATTGAGAAGGTTTTTAAATATGAGAAGACGGCAGATATTGACGCCATTGAAGGCTATTGCAAGCAATCGTTAATTCAAGAAAGCCAATTGGATGGCTCACCGTTAATGACCAGCAGCCCTAGCCGACAACGTCGTATACAGATGCTGAAGGATCAGCTCATCACCTTGCTGGAAGAGAAACATCAGCTCAGTTTAAACGGCTTTCTGAAGTTCCGCCTTCAAGAATACAAGGAAGAACTGCGCGAAATCGCCGAGTATGCCATTGATGAATTCATCATGGATCGTCAGTACCAGGAATTCATCTCGCTCTTGCAATATTTCGTTTACATTCAAGAAGCGAAGATTCCTGTAGCCCATCTCATCCATAAGGGTGGTCATGAGTTCATTATTTTGAATGATAAAATGGAGCTCATTGACGCCAATGAATTTGATGCCAGCTTTCGGATGGAGATGCTAGAGAAGGATATCAACTTGGAGGATATGATTGTAAGTACGCTTATAACGGTCTCTCCTGCGAATATATATATTCATACACGCGATCCAGAGCTTACGATTATCAAGACCATTCGTCAGATCTTCGAGGACCGTACGACGGTATGCAGTTATTGCCGAACCTGTGACTTATATCTAGGTGATGCGAAAAAGCAGGATCAACTATCCCCTTGA
- the mqnC gene encoding cyclic dehypoxanthinyl futalosine synthase translates to MKPIDRILNKAQAGGRIDVEECITLFESDQIEKIGNTANHIMKKWHPDPITTFVIGRNINYTNICDVYCRFCAFYRAPGSEEGYVLPDETIFQKIQETLDVNGTEILMQGGTNPNLPFSYYTNILREIKKRFDITMHSFSPAEIMKMKEVSGGLSLEEVVRQLHEAGLDSLPGGGAEILDDRTRRKISRLKGSWRDWMDVMQTAHRIGMHTTGTMVIGFGESMEERALHMLRIRDAQDDVLLQKLNTPGFLAFIPWTFQPDNTNMKAEKVTPEEYLKTLAISRIMLDNVPNFQSSWVTMGPEVGKQTLSYGCNDFGSTMIEENVVSAAGTTHKVNVSSTLDIIRQAGKIPAQRNTKYQILRVFDDESVKVDKDFVMQN, encoded by the coding sequence GTGAAACCGATCGATCGCATTTTAAATAAAGCACAAGCAGGCGGACGAATTGATGTTGAGGAATGTATCACATTATTTGAATCCGATCAGATAGAGAAAATTGGCAATACCGCTAATCACATTATGAAAAAGTGGCACCCAGACCCGATTACAACGTTCGTCATTGGACGGAATATTAACTATACGAATATTTGTGACGTATACTGCCGCTTCTGCGCTTTCTACAGAGCGCCAGGATCGGAAGAAGGGTATGTCCTGCCGGATGAGACGATCTTCCAGAAGATTCAAGAGACGCTGGATGTGAACGGTACAGAGATTCTAATGCAAGGCGGAACGAATCCGAATCTGCCTTTCAGCTATTATACGAATATTTTGCGCGAGATTAAGAAACGCTTTGATATTACGATGCACTCCTTCTCTCCAGCTGAAATTATGAAAATGAAGGAGGTCTCCGGCGGCTTGTCGCTGGAAGAAGTCGTTCGCCAATTGCACGAAGCAGGCTTGGATTCCTTGCCTGGCGGCGGCGCAGAAATTCTTGACGACCGCACACGACGCAAGATCTCTAGGCTGAAGGGTTCCTGGCGCGATTGGATGGACGTTATGCAGACGGCTCATCGCATCGGCATGCATACAACGGGCACCATGGTGATCGGCTTTGGCGAATCCATGGAAGAGCGCGCGCTGCATATGCTGCGCATCCGTGACGCACAGGACGATGTGCTGCTGCAAAAGCTGAACACACCTGGCTTCCTGGCATTTATCCCGTGGACGTTCCAACCGGACAATACGAATATGAAAGCGGAGAAAGTGACACCTGAGGAGTACCTCAAGACGCTTGCGATCTCACGTATCATGCTAGATAACGTGCCGAACTTCCAATCCTCATGGGTCACCATGGGACCAGAGGTTGGTAAGCAGACGCTGAGCTACGGATGTAACGATTTTGGCAGTACGATGATCGAGGAGAACGTGGTTTCCGCGGCGGGCACGACCCACAAGGTCAATGTTAGCTCGACGCTGGACATCATTCGTCAAGCGGGCAAAATCCCAGCACAGCGGAACACGAAATATCAGATCTTGCGTGTATTTGACGACGAGAGCGTGAAAGTCGATAAAGATTTCGTGATGCAGAACTAA
- a CDS encoding aminotransferase class V-fold PLP-dependent enzyme, producing MSHSSDNKSHGKFATKLIHFGAEIDRATGASSVPLYQASTFHQADVEAGQEYDYTRSGNPTRQALEDYIALLEGGTRGFAFASGMAAISSALMLLSQGDHVICTEDVYGGTYRLLTTIMNRMGVESTFVDMTDIAQVRNALRSNTRAVFIETPSNPTLRITDIGAIAAFAKEHDLLTMLDNTFMTPYHQRPIELGIDIVLHSATKFLGGHSDVLAGLAVVANDNLGRRMKQIQNGMGNVLGIQDSWLLIRGMKTLQARMEASEKSARRLAQWLSEQPDIDVVYYPGLPNHPGREIHEKQSAGYGAVVSFDVGSGEKAKQLMSKVKIPLVAVSLGAVESILSYPAKMSHAAMPREVRLQRGITDGLVRYSVGLEDIEDIIEDLEQALRG from the coding sequence ATGAGCCACTCTTCCGATAACAAATCGCATGGCAAATTTGCTACCAAATTAATTCATTTTGGCGCAGAAATCGACCGCGCAACAGGGGCATCGAGTGTACCCCTATATCAAGCTTCGACCTTTCATCAAGCTGATGTGGAAGCCGGTCAAGAATATGATTACACTCGCTCGGGCAACCCAACCCGTCAGGCGTTAGAGGATTATATCGCTTTACTCGAAGGCGGTACACGCGGCTTTGCGTTCGCCTCGGGGATGGCGGCGATCTCCTCAGCGTTGATGCTGCTCTCGCAGGGCGATCACGTGATTTGCACCGAGGATGTGTACGGTGGCACATATCGTTTGCTCACGACCATCATGAATCGGATGGGCGTGGAATCGACCTTTGTCGATATGACCGATATCGCACAAGTGCGGAATGCGCTGCGTTCCAATACGCGAGCAGTCTTCATCGAGACGCCATCCAATCCGACACTTCGGATTACGGACATCGGGGCGATCGCTGCCTTTGCCAAAGAGCATGACCTGCTCACAATGCTGGACAACACGTTCATGACGCCGTATCATCAGCGTCCGATTGAGCTCGGTATTGATATCGTGCTGCACAGTGCGACGAAATTCTTAGGCGGTCATAGCGACGTGTTGGCTGGACTAGCTGTCGTAGCGAACGATAACTTGGGACGTCGTATGAAGCAAATTCAGAACGGCATGGGCAATGTGCTCGGCATTCAAGATTCATGGCTGCTCATTCGCGGCATGAAGACGCTGCAAGCACGGATGGAAGCGTCAGAGAAGAGCGCGCGCCGCTTAGCTCAGTGGCTGTCTGAACAGCCAGACATTGATGTGGTGTACTATCCAGGACTGCCGAACCACCCAGGCAGAGAAATTCACGAGAAGCAATCCGCTGGCTATGGCGCAGTCGTCTCATTTGACGTTGGCTCTGGCGAGAAAGCGAAGCAATTGATGAGCAAAGTGAAGATTCCGCTCGTTGCGGTGAGCTTAGGGGCCGTGGAAAGTATTTTATCCTACCCAGCGAAGATGTCTCATGCGGCCATGCCAAGGGAAGTTCGCTTGCAACGCGGCATTACAGACGGGCTTGTCCGATATTCGGTAGGGCTGGAAGATATCGAGGATATTATTGAAGATTTGGAACAAGCGTTACGCGGATAG
- a CDS encoding aminotransferase class I/II-fold pyridoxal phosphate-dependent enzyme, with translation MKIESRLAQIGSIEEPVTGAVSFPVYQSTAFRHPKLGQSTGFDYARTKSPTRKVLEDAIAQLESGDAGFACSSGMAALQTIFAYFSQGDHLIVSLDLYGGTYRLLERIMARFGVTATYVDTNDLDALEGAYQNNTKGLVIETPTNPLMMITDLELVCTWARKKGIVSIVDNTLLTPYLQRPIELGADIVIHSATKYLGGHNDVLAGLIVTKGKELSEQMAILHNSIGAVLGPQDSWLLMRGMKTLALRMERHEHNATAIANFLLAHPLISDVYYPALPSHPGHEVQNKQSSGNTGIFSFKVTDARLVEPILRHIKLIAFAESLGGVESLMTYPAVQTHADIPLEIRQKVGVDDRLLRFSVGIEHVDDLIADLANALSASQAELEGASQA, from the coding sequence TTGAAAATCGAAAGTCGTCTCGCTCAAATTGGCTCTATCGAAGAACCTGTAACTGGTGCTGTTAGCTTTCCTGTTTATCAATCAACTGCGTTTCGTCATCCTAAGCTCGGACAAAGCACGGGTTTCGATTATGCCCGCACGAAGAGTCCTACCCGCAAAGTACTTGAAGATGCCATTGCGCAGCTTGAGTCTGGCGATGCCGGCTTTGCTTGCTCCTCAGGTATGGCGGCTTTGCAAACGATTTTCGCTTATTTCTCCCAAGGCGATCACTTGATTGTTTCCTTGGATTTGTATGGCGGTACGTACCGTCTATTAGAAAGAATTATGGCCCGTTTTGGCGTTACCGCGACATATGTCGATACGAATGATCTAGATGCACTGGAAGGCGCTTACCAAAACAATACCAAAGGTCTTGTTATCGAAACGCCGACGAATCCGTTGATGATGATTACGGATCTCGAGCTTGTGTGTACGTGGGCCCGTAAGAAGGGCATCGTTTCCATTGTAGATAACACGTTGTTGACTCCGTACTTGCAACGTCCGATCGAGCTAGGCGCGGATATCGTCATTCATAGCGCTACGAAGTATTTGGGCGGACACAACGATGTGCTTGCAGGGTTGATCGTAACGAAAGGCAAAGAATTATCCGAGCAAATGGCGATTCTTCACAATTCCATCGGTGCTGTTCTTGGGCCGCAAGACAGCTGGCTGCTCATGAGAGGGATGAAAACTCTCGCTCTGCGCATGGAGCGCCATGAGCATAATGCAACGGCGATTGCGAACTTCTTGCTGGCACATCCGCTCATTTCGGACGTCTATTACCCAGCGCTTCCTTCACATCCTGGCCATGAAGTTCAAAATAAACAATCCAGCGGGAATACAGGGATTTTCTCGTTTAAAGTAACGGACGCAAGACTGGTTGAGCCGATTCTTCGCCATATCAAGCTGATCGCTTTTGCTGAAAGCTTAGGCGGGGTTGAATCCTTGATGACCTATCCAGCGGTTCAGACGCATGCGGACATTCCGCTTGAAATTAGACAGAAAGTAGGCGTTGATGATCGTCTGCTGCGCTTCTCCGTCGGGATCGAGCATGTCGATGATTTGATTGCGGATTTGGCGAATGCGCTCTCAGCTTCGCAAGCTGAGTTGGAAGGAGCTTCACAAGCATGA
- the metA gene encoding homoserine O-acetyltransferase MetA — protein MPIKIPDNLPAKEILNQENIFTMDESVAYHQDIRPLRIALLNLMPTKETTETQLLRLIGNTPLQVEFVLLHPKTHTSKNTSLEHLDMFYKTFDDIKDEKLDGMIITGAPVEQMEFEDVNYWEELTQILEWSKQNVTSTLHICWAAQAGLYHHFGVRKYGLDKKMFGVFPHTVTVPNTKLLRGFDEVFNVPQSRHTDITRADIERCPELEILSESEDSGVYIVATKDGKHIFVTGHSEYDACSLKWEYDRDVAKGLPIDIPNNYYPNNDPSRQPYNTWRAHANLLFSNWLNYYVYQETPFELTTHINESFASSQL, from the coding sequence ATGCCAATCAAGATTCCTGACAACCTGCCTGCCAAAGAAATTTTAAACCAAGAGAACATTTTCACCATGGATGAGTCTGTCGCGTATCATCAAGACATTCGTCCACTTCGCATAGCTTTGCTGAATCTAATGCCTACGAAAGAAACGACAGAAACCCAGCTGCTGCGCTTAATTGGGAACACGCCGCTGCAAGTGGAATTCGTGCTGCTTCATCCTAAGACGCATACCTCCAAGAATACATCGCTCGAGCATTTGGATATGTTCTACAAAACATTTGATGATATCAAAGATGAAAAGCTCGATGGTATGATCATTACGGGTGCTCCTGTGGAACAAATGGAATTCGAGGATGTGAATTACTGGGAGGAGCTGACGCAAATCCTGGAGTGGAGCAAGCAAAACGTAACCTCAACCCTGCACATTTGCTGGGCTGCGCAAGCGGGCTTGTACCATCACTTTGGCGTACGGAAATATGGCTTGGACAAAAAGATGTTCGGCGTATTCCCGCACACCGTCACGGTTCCGAACACGAAGCTGCTGCGCGGTTTCGATGAGGTGTTTAATGTGCCGCAGTCACGTCATACCGACATCACCCGTGCCGATATTGAGCGATGTCCAGAGTTAGAGATTCTCTCCGAGTCTGAAGATTCTGGTGTGTATATCGTGGCGACAAAAGATGGCAAGCATATTTTCGTAACGGGTCATTCTGAATATGACGCCTGTTCGTTGAAATGGGAGTATGACCGCGATGTAGCCAAAGGCTTGCCAATTGACATCCCGAACAATTATTATCCAAATAATGATCCAAGCAGACAGCCTTACAATACATGGAGAGCGCATGCGAATTTGCTGTTCTCAAACTGGTTGAACTACTATGTATATCAAGAAACGCCATTTGAGTTGACCACTCATATTAATGAAAGTTTTGCCAGCTCACAATTGTAA